AGCGAAGCTCATTGACGAAACCTTGGATGATCATGGCAATCCATTGCTCATCAATCTCGCTTCGCAAGAGTACTTCACGGCTGCTAAAGCAGGAACGTTCGACTGCGAGTTGGTTACTCCCGTCTTCAAGGAATTCCACAAGGGCAAGTACAAAGTGATGAGCTTTCTCGCTAAAGTTGCCCGTGGCTCGATGGCGCGGTGGATATGCGAAAAGCGTGTTGACACTGTCGCTGGCTTGAGACGTTTCCGAAAAGATGGATATGAGTACAACGCTGACATGTCGAGCGACACGGAACTGGTATTCAGTCGCGAGAAGCGTCCGTAACGCACATTGCGGTTTTAGCGTATGCTCTCTCGCTTGACGTTGGTAGCAGTACTGTGCGATGATCGAAGCTCTAGCGAGTCTTCCGTCCTTCTGAGAGCTAATCATGTCTCAACCGCCGACTGACCCGAAACAGCCGACGCGAGACGAGCTTGACCTATTGCTCTATCAGTCCCGCATCGATCGCCCGGTGCGGATGAAAATCCCCGAGCTCAACCGCGAGGATCGCCCTCGCCATGTGATTTTCGGGCGGCAGTTTAGCGTGGACATGCTGGAGAGCCTCGCTTGCACCGCGGACGAGATTCGGCAAATCTCCAAGAGCCGTGATGGGCAAGATTTCCTCATCAATTTGCTCCACCACAAGCGAGCGATGCTGTACTTCACGCAGCCCTCGACGCGGACGTTCCTCTCCTTCATGTCGGCCTGCCAAATTCTTGGTATTACTTGCAACGAAGTTCGCAATCCGGAGACCTCTTCAGAAACCAAAGGCGAAACACGCTTTGACTCGCTGCGGATGTTCAGTAGTTACTTCGACTTGATCATTATGCGGAGCCCAGTGGCGCGGCTGGCTGAGTCGTGTGCTTACCTGATGAATGACCTGGAACAATCTGGCAACCGCAGTGTCCCGATTATTAACGCTGGTTCGGGAGCTGATCAGCACCCGACGCAGGCGTTGCTCGACATCTACACCTTGCAACGCACGTTTCAATTCATCGACCCGCGTGATTCGCCAGTCGCCAATCGCTTCGATCAGTTGAGCCGTGATTATCCCGATTTGACGAAGGGTCTCTCAAATAAGGTCTACGCCTTCTGCGGTGACATTGGTCGGGGGCGAACTGTTCGATCGCTGGCAACGCTGCTGGCTCACTATGAGAATGTCACGCTCGTGTTTGTGGCTCCCGACCATCCGACCTTGGTACTGCGGGATGATCTGCGACAGCAACTGCTCAGACAGAACGTCAAAACAATTGAGGTCGACTCGTTTGAATCTCCAATCGATGGCAAGCCGCTGATCGAACAGCTTGATGCTCTCTATATGACGCGGATTCAGAGCGAGCACAATAACCCAAAAGATGAAGAAGCGTTCGCAAAGATCAACTTTGATCGCTACAAGCTCACGCCTGATCTCGTGGCACGGATGAAACGCTTTGCCCCAATCCTCCATCCGTTCCCTCGAGACCAACACTTCGGCGAGATTCCGACCGAAATTGACGACGACCCACGGGCGATGTACTTTCGTCAGGCGCGTAACGGGATGTGGTCACGGGCATCTCTTCTGGCACACGTTTTTGGTGTCGAGCATCAGATCACCCGCTTCTTCCGTGATCAGTACAGCGATTGGCACGGGACTGCTGGAGCCGCCGAGGCCAATGTCATTCGATGACAATCTGATTCGATGACAGAACGCATTGCCCCAAGAAACGCGTCATGCCCCTGATTATCGACGGCTACAATCTACTCCACCAAGCGGGTATTTTTGGGCGCGGGCGGGGCGGGAGCAGCCTGCAACGATCGCGGGAAGCATTATTACGGTTTCTAGCCGCGTCGATTGAACCGGCTGAGCTGCTCCGAACGACCATCGTCTTCGACGCCGCCGAAGCGCCGCCAGGTCTGCCACGCACGCTCACGCACGAGGGGATGACCGTGCGTTACGCCTCTGAGTATGAAGATGCCGACGCACTGATCGAAGAGCTGATCGCAGCGCATCATTCCCCCCGATCACTAACAGTCGTCTCTAGCGATCACCGATTGCAGCGAGCCGCCCGAAGACGACGGGCCAACTTCATCGATAGCGATCACTGGTATGCCGGGCTCGTACGCGACCGACAACAGGCTCGTGAGAAGAGCCTCAAGCCGACGGTTTCTAAGCCCACAGGCAAGTTATCTGCAGCAGAGGTGCAGTACTGGCTCGACCTGTTTCTCGTTGAGGAGTTTGATTCTCCAGAGGAAGAGGCGACCAAAGAAGAAGAACGGCCATTGGAGAACCCCTTTCCGCCAGGGTACGCCGACGACTTGTTTGATGATGAATACGACGATGGTTAGCCGCCGAGCTTGCTCGGCGGCTAACTCTTTGGATTATCGGGAAGCCTGACGGTAAAGCTCGTTCCTCCTCCGATCTCGGGCGACTCGACTTCCACCGTTCCACCATGTTCGGTGACGATTCGCCAGCACTTCGACAAACCGAAACCGAGTCCTCGCCCTGCTTCGCGGCCTGAATAGAAAGGCTCGAATAGGTGCTTCCGCACATCAGCGGGGATCCCTGGTCCGTCGTCAGTTACTGTGATTCGTGCCGATCCATCCGCCTGCTCCGCTGACACGGTAACGTTGCCGTCAGTACCAATCGCTTCAATGGCGTTACGAACCAGGGCACTAATTGCCACGGTCAGTTGAGAACGATCCGCGTTTAGAGCAAACGGCTCAGCAATATCTTTGATGGTAATCTCGATTCCCCGCTCTCCACAGACTTCTTGGGACTCCGCATAAGCCCCCTCAAGCATTTCGCTAACATCGAACACTTCATAAACGAGTGCAGGAGGCCGGGCGAAGAGCATCAAGTCAGAAATCATCTCATGCGCACGCAACGCTTGCTGATTGATTGCTTCCAAGGTGCGGCGTTTATCAGGATCGGTTTCATCGCGAAGTAATGCCTGCGCACGTGCTGAGATGTTGGCCAACGGATTGTTGATTTCGTGGCTCGCCCCGTAAGCGAGTTCCTTCATCGCGTCGAGCTTCGCTTGCTCGAGCTGCCTCTCAAACTCTTTTTCATCAGCGTTCATGAGGTCACTGGGATCAGCAGCGCATAAAGAACCCCTAGCTTGCGCTAGGGGCTAGGTGTCTCAGCCTAAGTCGTCTTATCACTCTTAATTTGCGTTCGCCGCTTCGATTTCCAAAAGCTGGCAGACTCTCGCGATTAGTGCATCCACGTCGAATGGCTTCTTCATGAAGTCATTCGCCCCGGCGTCACGGAGCTCTTGGATCTTATCCGCTTCGACCATGCCAGAGATACAGATCACCTTCACTTCGTCCATGCTCTTTTGGCTGCGAACCAAGCGGCAGACCTCTTTGCCGTTGATGTCGGGAAGCATCACATCAAGGACAATCAGGTCCGGAGTGAACTCCTTGATCTGCATCCCCGCGCCGAAGCCGTTGTTGACGCTGCGAACCTCAAAACGGCCATCACGCTCCAGAGCGTCGACGATCAGCTCGACGAGATCTTCGTCGTCGTCGACCACGAGTACCTTGCGTTTGCCGCTATCGAGCGCGTCGGTCGGGATGCCGTTATCACGCATGAACGCATAGAGCTGCTCACGTGGAATGCGGCGGAAGCGGCTGCCAGGGACTCGAAATCCCTTGAGCTGCCCCGAGTCGAAGCAGCGGATGATCGTCTGCTGGCTCACCTTGCAGATTTTCGCTGCTTCGCCAGTAGTAAAAACGGTTTTCATGACGAAACCACCTCTCTCCTTAGTCGATGGTTGGGGGCTGTTATCTGGATGCCGCCAGTGAGTCGTGGGTTTGGTCGCTAGTTACGGTTGTTCGCGAAGGGCTTACAAGAACCCCAGGCATGCGTAAATCCTCAATCTTTCCGGTGTCAACTCAAAGTGGCGAAGCTGTTTAGACGGTAATTTTCACCGGAATCGCCAAAAGCCCCTGAATTGCCAATTGCGGAATTATAACGGGCTGAGAAGCTGCGTCAACATTGGTTCATTTAACCTAAACGAAAGCCAAATATACACTTGTGTCGAATTGATAGCTCAAACCGCGATTTTCTTGATTTCGTCGGCGTCGCTAGCCTAGCGATCTAAGTAGACCATCAACAAGGCAATATCCGCAGGCGTCACGCCACTGATACGGCTGGCCTGCGAGAGATCTGCCGGCTGAATGCGGCTTAGTTTTTCTTTCGCTTCCGCCCGAAGTTGCGGGAGCTTTTGATAGTCGAAGCTGCCAGGGATTCGCTTTTCTGATAGCCTTGCCTGGCGGTCGATCTCGACCTGCTGGCGGGCGATGTAGCCCGCGTATTTGACGTCGTGCAAGACTTGCGTGCTGACTTGCTGGGAGAGCGAACCAAGCTCCGGCAACAGTGCTACGATTTCCTTCCAATCGACGTCCGGACGGCGGAGGTACTTCGCTAGCGGCGCGCCGTCGTGACGGGTGGATTCGAGCAACGCGGTCGCGTGCTGGATTTCTGCTACCTTTTCCTCGAGCTGTTGGTTTCGTTCGCTACTCACGAGCCCCAACTCAGCAGCCAAGGGCGTCAGCCGGCGGTCGGCATTATCTTGACGCAAGAGCAAACGATACTCAGCCCGGCTGGTAAACATCCGGTAAGGTTCATCCACGCCGCAGGTGACGAGGTCATCAATGAGGACGCCGATGTAGGATTGGTCGCGCGTGAGAACCAAGGGATCGCGACCGGCGAGTTTCAGCGCGGCGTTGGCCCCTGCAATGAGGCCTTGTGCGCCGGCCTCCTCGTAGCCGGTCGTGCCGTTGATTTGTCCGGCGAGGAAAAGCCCCTCAGCCAGCTTGGATTCGAGCGTGTTCTTCAACTGGTCGGGAGGAGCGTAGTCGTACTCGACAGCATAGCCGTACCGCATGATCTCCGCCTGTTCGAGCCCAGGAATCAGCCGGAAGATCGCATCCTGGACATCGCGTGGCAAGCTGGTGGAGACACCGTTAACGTAAACTTCGCGGGTGTTTCTTCCCTCGGGTTCTAGGAAGAGCTGGTGCTGCGACTTATCCGCAAAGCGGACAATCTTGTCTTCGATCGAAGGACAATAACGCGGCCCACTGCTGTCAATCTGTCCCGAATACATCGGGGCGCGGGAGAGATTATCGCGGATGATCTGGTGGACTTGCTCGTTCGTATAAGTGATATGGCAAGGAATCTGTTCGACGTTCAATCGCTCATTCAAAAACGAAAACGGCTGAGGATCGTCGTCGCCCGGTTGCAGTTCGGTTTTCGAGTAGTCGATCGTGCGACCATTGAGCCGCGGCGGCGTGCCGGTCTTGAAACGTTCGAGCCGCATGCCCAGACGATGCAGCGCACCGCTGATTCCGCTGCTCGTTCCTTCCCCAGCACGCCCGCCTGCCGTTTTTTCCTCGCCGGTATGCATCAGTGCTTG
The Lacipirellulaceae bacterium genome window above contains:
- a CDS encoding HAMP domain-containing sensor histidine kinase, with amino-acid sequence MNADEKEFERQLEQAKLDAMKELAYGASHEINNPLANISARAQALLRDETDPDKRRTLEAINQQALRAHEMISDLMLFARPPALVYEVFDVSEMLEGAYAESQEVCGERGIEITIKDIAEPFALNADRSQLTVAISALVRNAIEAIGTDGNVTVSAEQADGSARITVTDDGPGIPADVRKHLFEPFYSGREAGRGLGFGLSKCWRIVTEHGGTVEVESPEIGGGTSFTVRLPDNPKS
- a CDS encoding NYN domain-containing protein, producing the protein MPLIIDGYNLLHQAGIFGRGRGGSSLQRSREALLRFLAASIEPAELLRTTIVFDAAEAPPGLPRTLTHEGMTVRYASEYEDADALIEELIAAHHSPRSLTVVSSDHRLQRAARRRRANFIDSDHWYAGLVRDRQQAREKSLKPTVSKPTGKLSAAEVQYWLDLFLVEEFDSPEEEATKEEERPLENPFPPGYADDLFDDEYDDG
- a CDS encoding response regulator — translated: MKTVFTTGEAAKICKVSQQTIIRCFDSGQLKGFRVPGSRFRRIPREQLYAFMRDNGIPTDALDSGKRKVLVVDDDEDLVELIVDALERDGRFEVRSVNNGFGAGMQIKEFTPDLIVLDVMLPDINGKEVCRLVRSQKSMDEVKVICISGMVEADKIQELRDAGANDFMKKPFDVDALIARVCQLLEIEAANAN
- the mnmG gene encoding tRNA uridine-5-carboxymethylaminomethyl(34) synthesis enzyme MnmG, with the translated sequence MPVDPYQYDLIVIGAGHAGTEAALAAARLGARTALLTTNCDTVGQMSCNPAIGGVGKGQIVREIDALGGVMGQAIDATGIQFRMLNRRKGPAMHSPRAQADKKLYQTEIKRLVEEQENLTLRQEAVEDLVFEKVEGQKRITGVKVRGDAVYQAQAVILTTGTFLQALMHTGEEKTAGGRAGEGTSSGISGALHRLGMRLERFKTGTPPRLNGRTIDYSKTELQPGDDDPQPFSFLNERLNVEQIPCHITYTNEQVHQIIRDNLSRAPMYSGQIDSSGPRYCPSIEDKIVRFADKSQHQLFLEPEGRNTREVYVNGVSTSLPRDVQDAIFRLIPGLEQAEIMRYGYAVEYDYAPPDQLKNTLESKLAEGLFLAGQINGTTGYEEAGAQGLIAGANAALKLAGRDPLVLTRDQSYIGVLIDDLVTCGVDEPYRMFTSRAEYRLLLRQDNADRRLTPLAAELGLVSSERNQQLEEKVAEIQHATALLESTRHDGAPLAKYLRRPDVDWKEIVALLPELGSLSQQVSTQVLHDVKYAGYIARQQVEIDRQARLSEKRIPGSFDYQKLPQLRAEAKEKLSRIQPADLSQASRISGVTPADIALLMVYLDR